Proteins encoded by one window of Muntiacus reevesi chromosome 6, mMunRee1.1, whole genome shotgun sequence:
- the ZNF786 gene encoding zinc finger protein 786, with product MAEPAPLPLTFEDVAVYFSEQEWQNLEAWQKELYKQVMRANYEILLSLDNGLPKPELISWIEQGKELFKKWGESQQSRSIICSSADLHFDPVIEGQPFSVSGNQQAVSSEEAHYHFQVDPLQSHRSSEPLSGKSEDVSFRPDQAVALVNPQRHNTRPLLPAVHSSSEPAQRDRIASPRALGLPGFQETASGEGLQQSCALCGESFWNENLLERHQGSHSKAWKQLGKQPEAKQPRRQTHFRCLGCGRGFRRKPPLLSPLAVGAEESHPLGLESEETCGCSLTPPRPSPCPGCEDSASRGPPGVERPVSPREGAGAASEQAELPPSSNLAGQACGSWAGDPEAIEPGPGGERPSSCGACRRRPSRRCGVSDHTHVHLAERPCRCAECGLAFRQRGRLRLHWQPPSHEPPCPGPECGLGFRLRSPLRAHGLRHGAERPLACGECGRGFAHPCKLREHLRVHSGERPFGCAECGKSFRLKGILKAHERTHSRERPFQCAECGRGFTRPSKLAEHFRVHSGERPFGCPDCGRRFRLHGQLRSHRRLHTGERPFLCPDCGKSYRVKADLKAHQLLHGGPMPFSCECGKGFAKQSKLVEHVRTHTGEKPFQCPQCDKRFRLKAQLLSHQGLHTGERPFRCPECDKNFRERGHMLRHQRIHRPDRPFACADCGKGFIYKSKLAEHVRVHAKSCRVRREPDVKKRLSQLFAMIEADWS from the exons ATAATGGACTTCCCAAACCAGAACTAATATCCTGGATTGAGCAGGGGAAAGAGCTCTTTAAGAAATGGGGAGAATCACAGCAATCAAGAAGCATAATTTGCTCCTCTGCTGATTTGCATTTTGATCCAGTTATTGAGGGACAGCCATTTTCAG TTTCAGGAAACCAACAAGCTGTGAGTTCAGAAGAAGCTCATTACCATTTCCAAGTAGATCCTCTTCAGAGCCACCGTTCCTCTGAACCCTTATCAGGAAAAAGTGAAGATGTTTCCTTCAGGCCTGACCAAGCCGTCGCCCTCGTGAACCCACAGAGACATAACACTCGGCCTTTACTCCCAGCGGTCCACAGCTCCAGTGAACCCGCCCAAAGAGACAGAATCGCAAGCCCCAGAGCCCTGggtctcccaggcttccaggaaaCCGCCTCAGGGGAGGGCCTCCAGCAGTCTTGTGCCTTGTGTGGGGAAAGCTTTTGGAATGAGAACCTCTTAGAgcggcaccagggaagccactcaaAGGCCTGGAAGCAACTCGGCAAACAACCCGAGGCAAAGCAGCCTCGGAGACAGACTCACTTCCGCTGCCTCGGATGTGGGCGGGGCTTCCGTCGGAAGCCGCCCTTGCTTAGCCCCCTGGCGGTCGGGGCTGAGGAGAGCCACCCGCTAGGCCTCGAAAGTGAAGAGACGTGCGGCTGCAGCCTGACGCCACCACGGCCTTCCCCGTGCCCCGGTTGCGAGGACAGTGCCTCGCGGGGGCCCCCGGGCGTGGAGAGGCCCGTCTCCCCGAGAGAGGGCGCCGGGGCAGCCTCCGAGCAGGCCGAGCTCCCTCCGAGCTCGAACCTGGCTGGTCAGGCGTGTGGCAGCTGGGCTGGAGACCCGGAGGCCATCGAGCCTGGCCCTGGTGGGGAGAGGCCGTCCTCCTGTGGCGCGTGCCGCCGGCGTCCCTCCCGGCGGTGCGGGGTCTCCGACCACACCCACGTGCACCTCGCGGAGCGGCCCTGCCGGTGCGCTGAGTGCGGTCTGGCCTTTCGCCAGCGCGGGCGGCTGCGGCTCCACTGGCAGCCGCCCTCTCACGAGCCGCCCTGCCCAGGTCCGGAGTGCGGCCTGGGCTTTCGCCTGAGGAGCCCGCTGCGGGCCCACGGGCTGCGGCACGGCGCTGAGAGGCCGCTGGCGTGTGGCGAGTGCGGCCGCGGCTTCGCCCATCCGTGCAAGCTGCGTGAGCACCTGCGGGTGCACAGCGGCGAGCGGCCCTTCGGCTGTGCGGAATGCGGCAAGAGCTTCCGCCTCAAGGGCATCCTGAAGGCGCACGAGCGCACGCACAGCCGCGAGCGGCCCTTCCAATGCGCCGAGTGCGGCCGGGGCTTCACGCGGCCGTCCAAGCTGGCTGAGCACTTCCGCGTGCACAGCGGCGAGCGGCCCTTCGGCTGCCCGGACTGCGGCCGCCGCTTCCGCCTCCACGGGCAGCTGCGGAGCCACCGGCGCCTGCACACGGGCGAGAGGCCCTTCCTGTGCCCCGACTGCGGCAAGAGCTACCGCGTGAAGGCCGACTTGAAGGCGCACCAGCTGCTGCACGGCGGCCCGATGCCCTTCTCCTGCGAGTGCGGCAAGGGCTTCGCCAAGCAGTCCAAGCTCGTGGAGCACGTCCGGACGcacacgggcgagaagccctTTCAGTGTCCCCAGTGCGACAAGCGCTTCCGCTTGAAGGCGCAgctgctcagccaccagggccTGCACACCGGGGAGAGGCCTTTCCGCTGCCCCGAGTGCGACAAAAACTTCCGGGAAAGGGGCCACATGCTCCGGCACCAGCGCATCCACCGGCCCGACCGGCCGTTCGCCTGTGCAGACTGCGGCAAGGGCTTCATTTACAAGTCGAAACTGGCCGAACACGTCCGAGTGCACGCGAAATCCTGCCGTGTCCGCAGAGAGCCTGACGTTAAGAAAAGGCTCAGCCAGCTGTTTGCGATGATCGAGGCCGACTGGAGTTGA